Sequence from the Fragaria vesca subsp. vesca linkage group LG4, FraVesHawaii_1.0, whole genome shotgun sequence genome:
AATAGGCTTCTGGTATTTCATCTAAGGACCGACCCTAATTTCAGTCCACTGCTTTCGTAAAAACCCAGATGAGCCCAACTTCAATTCACTAATATTTCAAACCATAAAATCCAGCGGCCTAAAATCAGAAATTCACTACCCAGAAACAAACAAACAGAAATTGAAAAGAAAAAAAAATCAATAACTGTGTTCTTAGATCTTCTGTGTTCCTCTCCCCCATAAACCCTTGTTCTCAGGTCATTGCTCTCTCCCTTCTCTTCAGTTTTCTCATAAATTTTTCATCTTGGGGTTTTCTGATGCATGCAGGGCAACAAAAGCAATCTAATTTTTGTTGGGTTTTTTGAATTTTTTCAGGTTGAGGAGTGTATGCGTTTTCCGGCGAGAGTGAAGCTCCGGGCGGTGTCCAGGCTGGAGTGTGGCTGAGTATGGACGGTGGAGATTGAAAGTTTTGTGCTTTTCAGATTAGAGTTTTATTGGGGTTTTGATTTTCGTGTCGGTTTGTGGTGGAGATGGGGAGTTCCGGCGAGTCCGGTAATAACGGCATTGATGCGTCAGTGGGGTCCTTGGTTTGGGTCCGGCGCCGAAACGGGTCGTGGTGGCCGGGCAGGATTGTGGGGCTGGACGAGTTGTCTGAGGATTTTGTGGTTTCGCCTAGGTCCGGGACTCCGGTGAAGCTTCTCGGCCGGGATGACGCAAGCGTGTGAGTTTTTTATTAACCTTGCGCTAGTTTTTTTGACTACTTGTTTTAGCTTGAATGAACAAGTAGAATTGGAATGCTTACAATTTGCTAGGGGGACTTGGCTAATGGATTGTTGTTTTAGTTTTTTTGACTACTTGTTACAATTTGCTTACTCATGTTTGTGGAATTGGAATGCTTTCGATTTGCTAGGGGGACTTGGCTAATGGATTGTTGTTGCTTTCGGTGTGTTGATGACTATTATGTTACTTCATCATGGTTTTTTGCACCATGATGTGCAGAATATTATAAGTTTGAGTTTATTACTTGGTTTGTTAGTGAGTATTGCTCCCTTCTATATAGCTGTGTCGTTGAGGCAATACATAGTGGGTGAAGATGCATATTATCTGCAATGAGATTTGGTTAGATGACAATTTAGTGTCTTTTACTAAAATGATTAGTTCTGTAGCTTGTGGAGACAGAGAGGTTTATTTTCAGAGAATAGCAGATCTGGAGAAGCTTTGATGAATGAATAACCATTATTGGTGACCATTATTGGCACTACTTTTTTAGAGAACAAATATATGTGTAAGGTTGGGAGGTCATGTAGTTTTGATGATAAAAGTTTCACTGGCCAGGAACAAAATTGGTTAGGTGCTTAATGGTTATATGGTTCTGAGGCATGGTAGGAAAGTAACAAAATTTTGCGGGGCAAGAATACTGTGAGTAGGTAGTTAATGGATTCTTTTCTGCTGTAAACATCCTTACCTCTCTTGAGCCAGCCCTAGTTTAGTGTAGAGCATAGGGTCTTAATATGTGGTTAAACTTTCTGATCTTATAGTTGGACAGGGAAAGGTGTACCATGAGTTCTAGCTTCTCCATACAAAAATGGCACTATGTTATCAGTTGTTATGCGGGCTAGTCTTAGATGATTGATTCACGAAGTGATGTTATGTGCGGAATTCAAAATAGGGGTCTGCAGGATTGGTTGAATATTTCCTTTGCGTATTGCCATAGACATGTATAGAATTTGGCTTTTGAGTGAAGAGCACTAGATTTTGAGGTGGTCATGAAACACATTGTTCGAGCTGCTATCTGTATTAGTTGGGTACTTCACAAGTGCAAAAATTATCTTGGGAAGAGTCCTTGTCTTCGGATGGTTTAGAATTAATAGAACAGTAGATCTTTGCTATGACTATTAAGTTGTAACCTTTTGATACAAGTTTTAGTTCTCCACATAAGAAACTTCAAAATGAACTTGCGATTTCTTGACATTCTCAAGCTAGAGGTTCGTTATGCTTGAGTATCAGTGATATTACATTTTTTCATTTCAGCATGTTCATGGTTGCGGTTCAGGACCATGTCCATGTTAATGGTTGAGGACCATGATCTTCAATGCAAGGATACTGTTATTCTTTTTCTTATGTGGTAAATACAAATTGTATAACTCCTGGTCTAGGGTATGAGGTGTTTAGCTTTCAATAAACATATGATTGTTGTCTGATCTTGATTCCATTGATTTAGGGACTGGTATAATCTTGAAAAATCCAAGAGGGTGAAACCTTTTCGCTGTGGGGAGTATGACGAATGCATTGCAAAAGCAAAGGCTGCTGCAGCTAACCCCAACAAGAAGGCAGCGAAATATGCACGGAGGGAAGATGCCATTATTCATGCTCTTGAGATTGAGAATGAGCGCCTAGCCAAGGATAATGTAAATATCAGCTCTCGAATGAGTAACTCTGGTGGTGACCGTGATTGCTCAGCCAGGGAATCACCTGCCACGTCTCACTCTGGCGAGGAGAATGGAGATATGACTGATGATGTGAGTCCTTCTGAAGCAAATTCTGACTCAGCTCTGGAATTATCTCAATCTGGTATATCTTTTGAGGAGCCAAATCATATAAGTTCTTCTAAGTTGCAAAGTGTGCAGGGAAGGAGAAAAAGAACACCAAATGATTCAGAGGATGATGGAACAGAAGGAGTTAAGCGCATGAGAGGACTTCAGGACCTGGGAATGGGTGTGGTATCAAAAAGGTCAGTCCAGACGGAAGGGCTTCTTGAAATAGTTCAGCACGACAATGCTTCACTCTTACATTCAAACACTCAGAATGGCATGCCCAATGGAAGTCTTGCAAATGGAAGCAAAAATTCCTCATCCTTGAGAAGAAAGAGATCTCCAGTGGCAACCGCTAATGAATTCCTGAAAAGAAAAAGTCGTAGCCGACCTCTGACAAAGGTTTTGGAGAGTACTGAAATGGTGTCTATTCCAGTTACAGGTGACCAACTTCCAAATTCAAGTGGTTCATCTCTTCAATTATCTGACGGCAAGGTTCCTGAATTAGAACTAAACGAGTCAAAAAGGAGTTTATCTATGGACCACACCGGAGTTTCATGTGATAATGATGCTTCAACAGATGCTCCTGAACAAGCTACAGTGTCTTCCTATATTAATCAGATGAAAGAGAATGAAATTGTCAGCAAATCTGAGTTATTGGAGAATGGTTCTTCTAAAAGAATCTTTGATGTGCGGCTTGTTGGTGAAGAAAAACGCCCTTCAGGTGATTTGGATATTTACACTTAAAGTTTAGGTTCAGTCATTACGCCTCCAATTAAAACTACTTGGAGTCATATGGTATATATGCACTATTCATTAATTGATTTCAGTTACTTCGGTATTGCTATCTTGTTGTATGTGTCTTGTATTATTTGAATATGCCTCCAACATAGAGGTAACCCTGCAACTCCATTACTCCTATCCCTTTGACCTTTGGTCTGGCTAATCAATTGTAGCAAGTTGATTAGCTTAGTCATTCTTTTGTGCTTGCGAGTCTTAGAAAAATTGGTCTGGTTCTCCTTTAGCTGATTTGCCATCTTTTCTTACCAGGTAATTCTGCTGTACTTGCTCCTTGTTCATCTGGAAGGCCTGAAATTGGTGTGGCGGCAAGGCAATCTAATCGAAGTAGTCAAGCTGAAGCTGAATCTTTGAGAAATGGGAGACCTAATGAATCTGGTCCTACAAGTTCTGCAGCCGTGCATGATATTTGCCAAAGTATAGAAAGAGGTGGCTCAAAGTGGCAGTCAAAAGGAAAGAGAAACTCAAGACAAACAAGTAGAGATAGGAAACATAACTCGAGGAAATATATGAACGTTGATGACTTATCCAATGCTAGTTTGGCAAGCATAGGGTGTTCTGATATGCTATGTCATGTTTCGGACCTGAAAAGGAATTGCAATGGTATTAGTGGTTCTGCTACATTTGATTACACATTACAAGGAAAGTCCAAACAAGTTGCGGAATTGTCTGATGGACCGACTCAAAGGTCACTTCCTTATCGGCAGTCTCGCTTCATGGTACCTGCAAGATATCAGACATCTGATTCTATTGCCCGCAATACTTCATTATATGATGTCAAAGTTGAGATTAAAGCAAAGTACCGGCCACAGCATGTTCCGCTGGTTTCTTTAACGAGTAAATTGAATGGTAAAGCCATTGTTGGTCACCCGGTCACAGTTAAGGCTTTGGATGATGGTTATAGTGACAGACTGTTTGGCAGTATGGAATGTGATCTTAGAGGCGGCAAACTTAGTTACGCAGTTCAACAAACTGCAGAAATCGGAAAAATCCCAGCCAGGCATTTGGGCTCGCCAAATTCTCCAAAAACAAAGAAATCCGGACTACTGCAAAAAAAGACCAGGAAGTTATCTTCACTGACTGGTCACAGGCAATCCGAAGAGAGGAAGCTACCGGTAGAGAAAAGCGGTCCGGTAATAGCTTGTATCCCCCTTAAGTTAGTTTTCAGTAGGATAAATGAAGCAGTGAATGGGTTAGCGCGACCAACACATCGTGTGTTAAAAACCAAGTGAGACTTGAATTTGTTTTTTGGCTAAAGTTGCAGTGAATGGTATCTTCATGTGAAATTAGCTCTATATCCTGTGTTTTAGTTCAATTCTGCAGCCTCGTCACTGTTTCTCATTAATTTGGCCGCTCCAAGTGGGCAGCATCTTTAAACTTGCTGTCCTCGAGTTCAAATCCTTCTTGCAATTCCTTGACGCTGCATTGTTGTAGGAAGAGCAGTTGGTCAATGGATTCCGCATTTCTCTGTGTATAATAGTGTTAACATTAGTTGAGTTGTAACTGGCATTAGGTATTTTGATGACCTAATATCTGGTTACTTAATCTATGAATTCAGGTTGAATCAGATAGTGACTTTTTTCCCCAATCTACTTCTGGTGTTGGACAGATGCTCAACTCCATGTTACTGAGATACTCATTGTTATATTGCTTAAAATCAATGAAGTGAAGTTTCTCCTTTTTACTGAGATACTCTTTGATTGTGATGTGACAAGTTCTAATCCTCATAAGTACAGCATCTTTGAAACTTTGTGTGCTTCTACGAATCACTTTATGCTACCCCTTTGCTGTTGCTGCACTGCTGCTGGTTTCATTGTGCTTTTGCTGGTTCTTTTCTGTCTGGATTTGTTTGAGCTTGTGGTTTAGGCATGCATGATAGGTCAGTCCTCTTTGGAAACTTGATCATGAAACTGGAAAACAGTTATTGCTTAGGACTGCCCTGTGTTTAGATGTACTGTTGGATATATGATCTCTCTAGTTAGTTAGCAGTGTTGGTAGCTATGGACTGGATCAAACATATGGTGCAATGACAATGGGATGATTTTATAGGGTTTCAACTGGAGAGACTTAATAAAGAGAAAGTGTAGATTTATTCAAAAAGAAAAAAGAGAAGGGTAGAGATGAGATGAGAGAATGGGGACAGGAAGTCGTACGGTTAGGGTTGCGCTTGCCTTTTGGGTTCGATATCCGCCAATGCTGGTCGGAAAATGGCTCCAAAGATCTCCCTGTGGTCAGATGAGCAAACGTTTTAAACATGACTTCTATTAGACTCTAGGTCTAGAAAACATTTTCAGGATATAGTGGGATTTCGATATAAAAAAACCTCCATTAGTCTGTAGGTCTAGTAAGCTTTCAGCCTTTCACGATATTGTTTGGATATAGAAAATAAAATGAAAGATGGATCTCTTGTTTTACTTTACCGCACAAATTCACCACCCCAAACGAACCTGGTTTCAAGTAGAAAGCAGGGGCACAAGCGTAATAAACAATAATGAACGGTACCCCTCGCGTCTAAAGAAATAATTACGCACTTAGGGTTTGAGCATATAAAACCCAAAAATAAAACCCCCCAGTCTCTTCTTCACCAAAACCCTAAATCTCAAGCTGAGCGGCCGGAGCATCCTATCAGGTACTCTCTCTCTCTCCTTCTCTCTCCTTTCACCGCTTCTTCTCCGCCGCAAGACCTCACCGTTGATTTTGATCTCCGATCTGGTGCGCGATCCGGTGCAGGGTAAGATAGCAATGGCGACGGTTCCAGGGCAACTGATATGGGAGATAGTGAAGAAGAACAACTCTTTTCTGGTGAAGGAGTTCGGCCGAAGCCACGCCGGCGTTAGGTTCAGCAAGGAGCCCAACAACCTCTTGAACCTCCACTCCTACAAGCAATCTGGTAAACCCTAAATAATCCCCAATTTGATTTTCGGTTGGGAATTTGGATTTGTGATTTGAGGAATTGTTTCTATTAGGGTTGGCGAACAAGAAGACCGTGACAATTCAGCCCGGGAAGGACCAGTCTGTGCTGCTGGCGACGACTAAGACCAGGAAGCAGAACAAGCCTGCTGCTCTGCTCCACAAGTCTGTGTTGAAGAAGGATTTCCGCCGCATGGCCAATGCCGTCAACAACCAGGTAAACAGAATTCGCAGACTTCCGAATGATATTGGGTTTGTTTATATGAATTTGTGCTGCTGTGATGAGGATTAAAATGTATATATGGCAATTTAAAATTGGTACATTTGGCTTATGTAATGTGATGAGGACAAGAGTTTGTTTAGGCGGTATACTTCTAAGTTAGTGATGAGCGTTAAAATGTAAGTTCTTAGCTTATCCTGTGGTTATGAGCCTTTAGCAGAACCAACTACTATAAGGGCTTTTTCAATTGCACTTGCGTTTTTACTCTTTTATGAGAGATTGGAGCCAACTTTGGGGAAAAAGAAACTTGAGTGATATAATAAAAAGGTTAAGGCACTGGACAATGACAATGGATAGGATGGAGCCTTGACTTGACCATTCTTTGTTACTTCATGTTTTTCTCTGGGATGTTAAGAAGTTGTTTTGGTAATTAGTTACTTGTATATGCTATGATGAGCCTTGAGTGATACGAATTGTGTTCAATGGTTTTTATGTTTTTCAAATGAAATGGGCTTGTTGCTCTTGATTTGTGATTTTTTTTTGCACTGTACTTTCATCATTTGTTATGTTCTAGTTGGAAAATTTTGCTGAATGCTTTTACTAGAAAATGCTTTGTAAATATTTTGCTGTGTTTCCCCCTGAGCATATGGTTTCATCAATACATTTACTTATGTTTGGATTTTATCATACATTGTGGCTTTGATTGAATCTCATGCATACCTAGTTTTAATTTTTTTTTTTTCTGTTTCCAAAGTCAAACAGATCTGATCATAATGAATTGCATTGCCGTGTTTGTATGTATCTCTATTTGCTGTCTATTTCTTGGATTTTAATATTGGGTTTCTCATTGCAGGTGGTAAAGAACTTCTACCGTGCAGATCTGAAGCATGCTGCCCTTGCAAGGTTGAGTGTTGTTCACAGGAGCCTCAAGGTTGCCAAGTCTGGTGCTAAGAAGAGAAACAGGCAGGCTGTCAGAATCTATGGCAGGAAATGAGTTGGAAGGGGCTGACACACTATCATGATCTCTTGATTTCTTTTTTCGGATTTTGGACATCTTTGAAACTTGAGTACTGTGGATTTTGTTTAGTTTGATTTGCCTAATATTATTGGATAATGAAGTTATGATATGCTGGTGGTACTTTGGTTGAATGATGCAATAGTTATCTCCAACTTACACTGTTGAAATTTTACCCTGCTCAAATGGGCTAGAATAGCAAAATCATATAGAATAAAAGTAGTTCAAGTTAGAGTTTTGGACTTTTGAAGTAAACTGAGGAAATCTGTTCTATCAAATCAAATGTTGAATGTGATAAGTGAACTGTAAATGTTGCTTAGGACTAAAATTATTCAAACAAGTTCTTGCCAAATCAAGGAATTATGTGAGAACCAGGTACAATAATAGTCTGATCTTCTATACATATAAGGAGGCACACAGTCGAATAACAATCCAATGTAAAGCACCATGTTTCTGCAACCCTATGTAACGTGTGTTTCTTTTTCGGGTTTTGAAGCCTGTGAGACTTCCGATCACCATCAGGAACAAGTTTATCCTCACATCGACAATTCAAGATGAGCAGCAGGTGGTCTTTTGATTAACTGGCTGTCCGCGCATATGCACAGTGGATGGCTTGTTAGCACTCATCGGTTGAGTAGCAATCCTGTAACCCCAAAAAAAAGTTCTTTACCATGTTATCATTGTGAAATGACCTCATCAAAATATAACCAGTCGTAGCCATTTAGCCATAGAAAGTTACATGGAGAAGAACTCACCTATTCTTTATCTCTGTAACCATAGTCATGAACGCTTGATCTACATTGGTGGAGTTTTTGGCACTTGTTTCCAAGAACGGAATTCCTAGCTCATCTGCAAATGCCTAGCAAACACCGGAGAAAAGAGGGGGATTTGAACCACATATAGTTTACTCATTTTTATCGGTAATGTACCTGTTTTAACTCATATCACAAAAATTTCAAAGCAAGATCAAGTAGGAAGAAACCTTGCTGGCTTCAGAAGACACCACTTTCTTGTCAGCTAAGTCGGACTTGTTTCCAACCAACAGCTTGTTCACATTTCCAACAGCAAACTTATCAATTTCTTGCAGCCAGGTCTTCACATTGTTGAAGCTTTCTTGATCCGTGACATCATAGACAAGCTAAAAATAGCGCCAAGAGATTAATTGCAAATGACAAATTAGTGGAAGGTACCCTATAAAAGTTGAAGAAGCAAAGTTCTTCATTATAAGTACAAAGTGGCAACCAAATACATACGATAATGCCATGTGCACCGCGATAGTAACTGCTTGTAATTGTTCTGAAACGTTCTTGACCAGCCGTGTCCCACTAAGCAGAGAAGATATGGAGATAAGAGATTCAATTGCTGGGTATATAAGGAGAACTATTTTTATATCGAATTCAAACATCAAATATACTTACAATTTGAAGTTTCACAACCTTCCCGTCCTGCTCCACTGTTCGAATTTTCTAAAGAGAGGAAACAAAGAGATGAAATCACTGCCATGACATCAAATAACCAAACATCAGAAGCTCTATGTTACTTCAATGTACTTACAAAGTCAACACCAATGGTACTTATGTAGCTGTCAATGTAAGAATCGTCCTACACAATTAGACAGAGGAATTGTCAATAATACAACAAAAAAGGGCATACACAATGTAGGTTTACACTAAGGTTATCAAACACTTCTGGTCAGTGGATAGTTGCAACAGATACGACTCCAGCATACAATTTTTCTTACCACTGTTAACCATGGTAAATCATTAACAATTGAATCATCATGTTTCGTGATAAGCTTCTAGTTTTGTACTTAATTCAACCATTCATATGAACCATGATATAGTTTCTGGTGCATCATTACTATGCACCTTGGTTAATGGTGGTGAGAGAAATGCACACAGATTAGTCACAGTAGAGATACCATCATACCAATCTACTGTGTGTATATGGGAGAGCGTGCAATATATAACGGCCAAATAACCAATATGTAAGCTATAACATTTCTTAGAAATTTTACCGCAAATCTCAGAAGAAGGCAAGACTTGCCAACGCCAGAATCTCCAATGAGCAAAAGTTTGAAAAGATAATCACTGCAAGATAGGGAAAGAAATCATTTAGGACCTATATCTATATGCTCAGTTATTAAGGGAAATGACGA
This genomic interval carries:
- the LOC101302062 gene encoding uncharacterized protein At1g51745-like, with the translated sequence MGSSGESGNNGIDASVGSLVWVRRRNGSWWPGRIVGLDELSEDFVVSPRSGTPVKLLGRDDASVDWYNLEKSKRVKPFRCGEYDECIAKAKAAAANPNKKAAKYARREDAIIHALEIENERLAKDNVNISSRMSNSGGDRDCSARESPATSHSGEENGDMTDDGRRKRTPNDSEDDGTEGVKRMRGLQDLGMGVVSKRSVQTEGLLEIVQHDNASLLHSNTQNGMPNGSLANGSKNSSSLRRKRSPVATANEFLKRKSRSRPLTKVLESTEMVSIPVTGDQLPNSSGSSLQLSDGKVPELELNESKRSLSMDHTGVSCDNDASTDAPEQATVSSYINQMKENEIVSKSELLENGSSKRIFDVRLVGEEKRPSGNSAVLAPCSSGRPEIGVAARQSNRSSQAEAESLRNGRPNESGPTSSAAVHDICQSIERGGSKWQSKGKRNSRQTSRDRKHNSRKYMNVDDLSNASLASIGCSDMLCHVSDLKRNCNGISGSATFDYTLQGKSKQVAELSDGPTQRSLPYRQSRFMVPARYQTSDSIARNTSLYDVKVEIKAKYRPQHVPLVSLTSKLNGKAIVGHPVTVKALDDGYSDRLFGSMECDLRGGKLSYAVQQTAEIGKIPARHLGSPNSPKTKKSGLLQKKTRKLSSLTGHRQSEERKLPVEKSGPVIACIPLKLVFSRINEAVNGLARPTHRVLKTK
- the LOC101302350 gene encoding 60S ribosomal protein L28-1-like, translated to MATVPGQLIWEIVKKNNSFLVKEFGRSHAGVRFSKEPNNLLNLHSYKQSGLANKKTVTIQPGKDQSVLLATTKTRKQNKPAALLHKSVLKKDFRRMANAVNNQVVKNFYRADLKHAALARLSVVHRSLKVAKSGAKKRNRQAVRIYGRK
- the LOC101302643 gene encoding GTP-binding protein YPTM2-like translates to MIPEYDYLFKLLLIGDSGVGKSCLLLRFADDSYIDSYISTIGVDFKIRTVEQDGKVVKLQIWDTAGQERFRTITSSYYRGAHGIILVYDVTDQESFNNVKTWLQEIDKFAVGNVNKLLVGNKSDLADKKVVSSEASKAFADELGIPFLETSAKNSTNVDQAFMTMVTEIKNRIATQPMSANKPSTVHMRGQPVNQKTTCCSS